A stretch of DNA from Acidobacteriota bacterium:
CGCCGGGCGTTGGTCGTGCAGAGCGAAAAGGAAATCAAGTTCCCCGAGGGAATCGCCACCGGTGAGGTGCTCAAGGCCGGCCAGCGCGGCGAAAAGGGAAACCTCTCCGTCATCGTGGCCGCGGGTCTAACGGGAGGAATCCTCAAGCTCTGTCAGGAAGCCGGCCTCAAGCTGTGGAGTTCGGCCCTTGAACTGGGCGGGCGCGTGGGCGGCTCCGTGGCCTACCTGGGCATGGACCTCTCCCCCGCCCTGCTCGGCGTGGGATTCATCGTGGGACTGAGGATCGCCGTCCTCGTGTTCCTCGGAGGGGCCCTCTCCTGGTGGATCGCCATTCCGCTGTATGCGGCCCTGCACGGTCTACCCGATGGGGGCACGGCGGTGGCCTCGGCCACGTCCCTCTGGCGTGACCAGATCCGCTTCCTCGGCGTGGGGGCCATGTGCGTCGGCGGGTTCTGGGCCCTGATCCAGATGCGGCACCAGCTTCTGACGGGGGTGCGGAGCGGTCTCCAGGCGTTCCGCGACGAGAAGGCCGGCTCCGCCGTGGATCGGACCGATCGGGACATCCCCATGGTCTGGGTCCTGGTCTTCTCGGCCCTCTCGGTGATTCCGCTCTTCTTTGTCTACCGGCTTGTGGTGGAGAGCACCGCCGTCAGCCTCGTAATGGCCGTCATCATGCTCGTGGCGGGGTTCCTTTTCTCCGCGGTGGCGGGCTACATGGCGGGTCTCGTGGGCTCCTCGAACAACCCCATTTCGGGGGTGACGATTTCCACCATCCTCTTCGCCTCCCTCGTCCTCCTGCTGTTCATGGGGCACGGAAACCCCTCGGGGCCGGCGGCGGCCATTCTCATCGGCGCCGTGGTCTGCTGCGCCGCCTCCATCTCGGGCGACAACCTCCAAGACCTGAAGGCCGGCTACATCGTGGGCGCGACGCCGTGGAAGCAGGAGTTCATGCTGATCGTGGGGGTCCTCTCCTCCGCCTTCGTGATCGCCCCTATCCTCCAACTCCTGAACCTCAAGTACGGGGTCGGGGTCCCCATGGACGCGGACGCCGCCTGGATGGCGGCGCACCCCACACCGCTCCCGGCGCCCCAGGCCACCCTCATGGCCTCCGTTTCGAAGGGCGTGTTCATGGGCGGCCTGCCCTGGACCATGGTGGCCATCGGCGCCTGCATCGCCGTGGCCATCATCTCCCTGGATCTGTACCTGAAGGCTCGCGGAAGCGCCTTCCGAACCCCCGTTCTGGCCGTGGCGGTGGGAATCTACCTGCCGTTCCGGCTCTCCACGACGATTCTCGTGGGGGGCCTGGTGGCCTACGCCGTTTCGAGGGCCGCGGAGGCCCTGGGAAAGAGCGGCCTGGAGGACGCGACCCGCAAGACGGCCGAAGCGGCGGGCGAGAAAAGGGGGCTCCTCTTCGCCTCGGGCCTCATCACGGGCGAAGCGCTCATGGGGATCCTGCTGGCCGTTCCGATCACCCTGGCGAGCTTCTATCCCTCCCTGGGGGGCGACTTCCTGGCCCTCTTTCGGGAGCCGCCCTTGGGGGCGTGGCCCGGCGTGATCGCCCAGGCCTGCGTCATCGCGGCCCTGTACTCGGTGGTGGCCCTCGCCCTCCGCAGGGCGTCCCGCGAGCGCTGAGGCGGAGGGTCAGCTCAGCTTCTTGAGCAGCGCCTCGGCCTGGGACCGGATGGCGGGATGCTCGGCTTTCCACCTGGGGTCCGGCGTCATGGCCAGGATGGTGCGAAGTTGCTCGCGGGCCTTCTCGTCCATGTCCTCGGCGCGGTACGTCTCGGCCAGGTACAGGCGGCTCAGGGCGTTCAGAGGCTCCCCCTGGACGGCCCTCTCCAAGTGCTCGATGGACTTCCGGTTGTCTCCGCCCTTGAAGCCGGGGAGCTTGTAGTAGAGTCGCCCCAGGAGCCGGTCGGGGCCGTATCCTTCCACCGCCCGGTCGATCTTCAGGCACTCGGCCATTTCGCTCTGGATGCCCGGAACCATGGCCAGCGATTTGAAGATGCCCTTGGTCTCTCCGTAAACGCCGTAGAGCACGCCGAGCCAGAAATGGCCCTCTGCCCCTTTCGGATTCAAGGCCACGGCCGCCTTGGCCCGCTCGATCCCGTCTTGAAAGAGGGCGAGCTTCTCTTCATCTTCCATCTCCGGCCTCGCCCACGTACCCAGGAAATAGCAGGCTCTCGCGCCCTCCCACCGCGCCTCGTAGGAGGCCGGATCGGCGGCGGCGGCCCGGCCGAACAGGTCCACGGCTTTCTGGGCCTGAGCCGCGGCGCCCCTCTGCTGGTAGGCCGCGCGGGCCTGTTCCAGAAGCGGTGCGTCTGTGGGGGATTGGGCGATCGTTGCCGTTCCCAGGGCAACCCCCAGGAAGATGGCCAGCCACGGGCGGGGCATGGTGTGCATGGGCGCCTCCTTCGAGACGAGTGTACCACCGGGCCGGCCGTGTTTCGCTCCCGAAAAACGTGCGAGAAGGGCCAGCAACGCCGCGCCGCCAGACTCGGCCTCTGACCAGCGGTTCGGCTCTCGAGAGATTCGTTCGGGACGGAAGGAGAAAGGAGGAACCATGAGGAAAGCTTGGTTGGCAGCCGCATGCGCCCTTGGGCTCGCGGCGGGGTGGACGGTCCGGGCCCAGGAGATGGACCCGCTTCTGAAAATCCTGGTGGAAAACAAGGTCATCACCGAATCCCAGGCACGGGCCGTGCAGGAGGAATACGTCAAGCGCCAGGCGGCCACGGAAACCACGATGAAGGAGTCCATCGAAGGGGGTCTCGACGCCAAGATCAAGAAGAGCGCCCCCCAGATTCCCTCGGCCCTCAAGGACCTGAAGATCGGCGGCCTCTGGTATCTGTCCTACCAGAACGGGAACAAGTACGACGGCACGCCGGACGAGACCAGCGTCTACAGCAAGTTCACCGTCAAGCGCGGCTACCTCAACGTGGAGAAGAAGATCACGCCCTGGTTCTCCGTGCGGTTCACGCCCGACGTGACCCAGGACTCCACCGGCGATCTCAAGGTCCGCATGAAGTACGTGTACGCCAAGTTCAGCGGCAAGGGGAACAACTTCTTCGGCAAGCCCTACACAGAGATCGGTATGGTCCACATGCCCTGGCTCGACTTCGAGGAGCACATCAACCGGTACCGCATGCAGGACACCATGTTCATGGAGCGCAACGGCCTCTTCAATTCCGCCGACTTCGGCATCATGGCCGGGTCCAACTTCGGGCCCGAGCTCGACGAGGCCTTCAAGAAGGACGTGAACGACCACTACGCCGGAAAATACGGCTCCTGGCAGCTGGGCGTCTTCAACGGCGGCGGGTACCACGCTTCGGAGAAGAACCACAACAAGGTCATCGAGGGCCGCGTGACCCTGCGCCCCCTGCCCGAGGTGATCCCCGGCCTCCAGGCCAGCTACTTCTTCATCAACGGCAAAGGCAACGTGGCCGAGCCCCAGCCCCCCAAGGAACTGCCCGACTACAAGGTCAACGCCTTCATGCTGAGCTACGAGCACAAGTACGTCGCGCTCACGGGCCAGTACTACACGGGCAAGGGCAACGCCAAGGGCGACGCGGTCTACGCCTCGGACGGCCCGGGCTGGAAGGC
This window harbors:
- a CDS encoding tetratricopeptide repeat protein, which gives rise to MHTMPRPWLAIFLGVALGTATIAQSPTDAPLLEQARAAYQQRGAAAQAQKAVDLFGRAAAADPASYEARWEGARACYFLGTWARPEMEDEEKLALFQDGIERAKAAVALNPKGAEGHFWLGVLYGVYGETKGIFKSLAMVPGIQSEMAECLKIDRAVEGYGPDRLLGRLYYKLPGFKGGDNRKSIEHLERAVQGEPLNALSRLYLAETYRAEDMDEKAREQLRTILAMTPDPRWKAEHPAIRSQAEALLKKLS
- a CDS encoding oligopeptide transporter, OPT family, producing the protein MKEPNEVQPSRQPVVAADQHLPEITFKAIVLGVILAVVLAAANAYLGLFAGMTVSASIPAAVISMTLFSFFRRSNILENNIVQTAASAGEAVAAAAVFTIPGLVILGFWKDYDYVQTLLICALGGTIGVLFSVPLRRALVVQSEKEIKFPEGIATGEVLKAGQRGEKGNLSVIVAAGLTGGILKLCQEAGLKLWSSALELGGRVGGSVAYLGMDLSPALLGVGFIVGLRIAVLVFLGGALSWWIAIPLYAALHGLPDGGTAVASATSLWRDQIRFLGVGAMCVGGFWALIQMRHQLLTGVRSGLQAFRDEKAGSAVDRTDRDIPMVWVLVFSALSVIPLFFVYRLVVESTAVSLVMAVIMLVAGFLFSAVAGYMAGLVGSSNNPISGVTISTILFASLVLLLFMGHGNPSGPAAAILIGAVVCCAASISGDNLQDLKAGYIVGATPWKQEFMLIVGVLSSAFVIAPILQLLNLKYGVGVPMDADAAWMAAHPTPLPAPQATLMASVSKGVFMGGLPWTMVAIGACIAVAIISLDLYLKARGSAFRTPVLAVAVGIYLPFRLSTTILVGGLVAYAVSRAAEALGKSGLEDATRKTAEAAGEKRGLLFASGLITGEALMGILLAVPITLASFYPSLGGDFLALFREPPLGAWPGVIAQACVIAALYSVVALALRRASRER